One genomic segment of Mangifera indica cultivar Alphonso chromosome 6, CATAS_Mindica_2.1, whole genome shotgun sequence includes these proteins:
- the LOC123219139 gene encoding protein PHLOEM PROTEIN 2-LIKE A1-like has product MAAAEETQISQTKLQLPKNYEAILEEADSQIDKSSSDKLCEQLYSGLFLNQKKKKFWVDKLTQKIFFVLFAKSLSYLKPNWILQPISTASTDRLEEFKLQESHRLMIEEVILQESNSFEVKGKFNMCKLSPLTFYKVSFLIKMEKQAQGWEDPVNLRLVHPDGREEECREMLQESQKINGWMF; this is encoded by the exons ATGGCTGCTGCTGAAGAAACTCAGATTTCTCAAACAAAATTGCAGCTTCCAAAAAACTATGAAGCCATTCTTGAAGAAGCAGACTCACAAATTGATAAATCCTCCTCAGACAAGCTCTGTGAACAACTCTACTCCGGACTTTTCTTGaaccaaaagaaaaag AAATTTTGGGTTGACAAGTTGACccagaaaattttctttgtgttGTTTGCAAAATCTCTCTCATACCTAAAACCAAACTGGATTCTGCAACCTATCTCAACCGCCTCTACCGACAGGCTTGAGGAGTTCAAATTACAAGAATCACACAGATTAATGATCGAGGAGGTCATTCTGCAAGAATCAAATAGTTTTGAGGTGAAAGGGAAATTCAACATGTGCAAACTTAGTCCTCTAACATTTTACAAAGTTTCATTTCTGATAAAGATGGAGAAGCAGGCTCAGGGATGGGAAGATCCTGTGAACCTGAGACTCGTCCACCCGGATGGAAGAGAGGAAGAATGTCGAGAGATGTTGCAGGAAAGCCAAAAAATAAATGGATGGATGTTTTAG
- the LOC123219131 gene encoding phosphatase IMPL1, chloroplastic-like isoform X3: MGRSLICFSNIPLKFSYIPRSFPPLNHSNQCLFLKPSNNFSSGYKKVSTLSTKLGRNVSTTAVLSETSYQKDYPKIGAKSTGPIPPSQLIQVVETAAKTGAEVVMDAVNRPRNITYKGLTDLVTDTDKNSEAAILEVVKKNFGEHLILGEEGGIIGDTTSDYLWCIDPLEAFIIYHFFASTDVLQQFLTLGVTARVNQMDGTTNFAHGYPSFAVSVGVLFQGNPAAAAVVEFVGGPMCWNTRLFSATAGGGSFCNGQKIYVSQTNQVERSLLVTGFGYEHDDAWATNIELFKEFTDVSRGVRRLGAAAVDMCHVALGIVESYWEYRLKPWDMAAGVLEASIWESPSFRMAWRLCGG; the protein is encoded by the exons ATGGGTAGGTCTCTAATTTGCTTCTCAAACATTCCTCTGAAATTTTCTTACATACCTAGATCATTTCCACCTCTCAATCACTCAAACCAGTGCCTATTTCTCAAACCCAGTAACAATTTCTCATCTGGGTATAAAAAAGTTTCGACTTTGAGTACAAAACTGGGGAGAAACGTTTCTACAACGGCTGTGTTGTCTGAGACTTCTTATCAGAAAGACTATCCTAAAATTGGTGCTAAATCCACCGGACCTATTCCTCCTAGCCAGCTCATTCAAGTTGTTGAGACTGCTGCTAAAACTGGTGCTGAG GTTGTGATGGATGCTGTGAATAGGCCTcgtaatattacatataaaggGCTCACTGACTTGGTGACTGA CACAGATAAAAATAGTGAGGCGGCTATATTAGAAGTTGTGAAAAAGAATTTTGGAGAACACCTCATTCTTGGAGAAGAGGGTGGAATCATCGGAGACACAACATCTGATTATCTCTGGTGTATTGATCCTTTAG AAGCTTTTATAATTTACCACTTCTTTGCAAGTACCGATGTACTGCAGCAATTCTTGACCCTAGGGGTAACGGCTCGGGTCAACCAAATGG ATGGAACAACAAACTTTGCACATGGTTATCCTAGCTTTGCTGTTTCTGTTGGAGTTCTATTTCAAGGAAAtcctgctgctgctgctgtg GTAGAGTTTGTGGGTGGCCCTATGTGTTGGAATACCCGTCTATTTTCTGCAACTGCTG GTGGAGGATCATTCTGTAATGGTCAAAAAATTTACGTCAGTCAAACCAATCAG GTGGAGCGATCTCTTCTAGTGACTGGCTTTGGATATGAGCACGATGATGCATGGGCAACTAATATAGAATTATTCAAGGAATTTACTGATGTCAGCCGG GGTGTGAGAAGACTTGGAGCTGCTGCTGTGGACATGTGCCATGTAGCTCTTGGGATTGTAGAAAGCTATTGGGAATATCGTCTAAAGCCATGGGATATGGCTGCAGGTGTTTTg GAGGCGTCAATCTGGGAGTCTCCCTCTTTCAGAATGGCATGGAGGTTGTGTGGGGGCTGA
- the LOC123219131 gene encoding phosphatase IMPL1, chloroplastic-like isoform X1, translating into MGRSLICFSNIPLKFSYIPRSFPPLNHSNQCLFLKPSNNFSSGYKKVSTLSTKLGRNVSTTAVLSETSYQKDYPKIGAKSTGPIPPSQLIQVVETAAKTGAEVVMDAVNRPRNITYKGLTDLVTDTDKNSEAAILEVVKKNFGEHLILGEEGGIIGDTTSDYLWCIDPLEAFIIYHFFASTDVLQQFLTLGVTARVNQMDGTTNFAHGYPSFAVSVGVLFQGNPAAAAVVEFVGGPMCWNTRLFSATAGGGSFCNGQKIYVSQTNQVERSLLVTGFGYEHDDAWATNIELFKEFTDVSRGVRRLGAAAVDMCHVALGIVESYWEYRLKPWDMAAGVLIVEEAGGAVTRMDGGKFCVFDRSVLVSNGVLHAKLLERIAPPTEKLKTKGIDFSLWYKPDNYHTDI; encoded by the exons ATGGGTAGGTCTCTAATTTGCTTCTCAAACATTCCTCTGAAATTTTCTTACATACCTAGATCATTTCCACCTCTCAATCACTCAAACCAGTGCCTATTTCTCAAACCCAGTAACAATTTCTCATCTGGGTATAAAAAAGTTTCGACTTTGAGTACAAAACTGGGGAGAAACGTTTCTACAACGGCTGTGTTGTCTGAGACTTCTTATCAGAAAGACTATCCTAAAATTGGTGCTAAATCCACCGGACCTATTCCTCCTAGCCAGCTCATTCAAGTTGTTGAGACTGCTGCTAAAACTGGTGCTGAG GTTGTGATGGATGCTGTGAATAGGCCTcgtaatattacatataaaggGCTCACTGACTTGGTGACTGA CACAGATAAAAATAGTGAGGCGGCTATATTAGAAGTTGTGAAAAAGAATTTTGGAGAACACCTCATTCTTGGAGAAGAGGGTGGAATCATCGGAGACACAACATCTGATTATCTCTGGTGTATTGATCCTTTAG AAGCTTTTATAATTTACCACTTCTTTGCAAGTACCGATGTACTGCAGCAATTCTTGACCCTAGGGGTAACGGCTCGGGTCAACCAAATGG ATGGAACAACAAACTTTGCACATGGTTATCCTAGCTTTGCTGTTTCTGTTGGAGTTCTATTTCAAGGAAAtcctgctgctgctgctgtg GTAGAGTTTGTGGGTGGCCCTATGTGTTGGAATACCCGTCTATTTTCTGCAACTGCTG GTGGAGGATCATTCTGTAATGGTCAAAAAATTTACGTCAGTCAAACCAATCAG GTGGAGCGATCTCTTCTAGTGACTGGCTTTGGATATGAGCACGATGATGCATGGGCAACTAATATAGAATTATTCAAGGAATTTACTGATGTCAGCCGG GGTGTGAGAAGACTTGGAGCTGCTGCTGTGGACATGTGCCATGTAGCTCTTGGGATTGTAGAAAGCTATTGGGAATATCGTCTAAAGCCATGGGATATGGCTGCAGGTGTTTTg ATTGTTGAAGAGGCTGGCGGGGCAGTTACTCGCATGGATGGTGGAAAGTTTTGTGTGTTTGATAGATCTGTTTTGGTATCCAATGGTGTACTACATGCTaag CTTTTGGAGAGGATTGCACCTCCAACTGAGAAATTGAAGACTAAAGGAATTGATTTCTCGCTCTGGTATAAGCCTGATAATTACCACACAGACATTTGA
- the LOC123219136 gene encoding protein PHLOEM PROTEIN 2-LIKE A1-like isoform X2, translated as MASAQVQLPHNLHAILKEGDSQIDASCDNLIENLQAGIFLNQNKLKFWVDRLLLANAFDIHAKGLIIYGGHDPSCWQWDTVGAVLLRIDWLDVRGKFPAKNLTPGMVYQVSFVLMMKDGEYGFANHPVNFELAIPNYHETIERKEDLSKLPKNKWTKVRVGEFITSCNMTGNLEISMFEHGPQLKGGLIVNKIEIRPVRRQCQN; from the exons ATGGCTTCAGCTCAAG TTCAGCTCCCACACAACCTCCATGCCATTCTGAAAGAGGGAGACTCCCAGATTGACGCCTCCTGCGACAATCTGATTGAAAACCTCCAGGCTGGAATCTTCTTGAACCAAAACAAACTG AAGTTTTGGGTTGACAGGCTTTTGTTGGCTAACGCCTTCGACATTCATGCAAAGGGTCTCATAATCTATGGGGGACATGATCCAAGTTGCTGGCAATGGGACACagt TGGGGCTGTACTATTGCGCATCGATTGGCTTGACGTAAGAGGGAAATTCCCTGCCAAAAACCTCACTCCAGGGATGGTTTACCAAGTTTCGTTTGTGTTAATGATGAAGGACGGAGAATATGGATTTGCAAATCATCCAGTGAACTTTGAACTCGCCATTCCCAATTACCATGAGACTATTGAACGCAAAGAGGATCTGAGTAAGTTGCCTAAAAACAAATGGACAAAGGTCCGAGTTGGCGAGTTCATTACATCTTGCAATATGACTGGGAATTTGGAAATCTCAATGTTTGAACATGGTCCCCAGTTGAAGGGTGGGCTGATTGTCAATAAGATTGAAATCCGCCCAGTGCGTAGGCAGTGCCAGAACTGA
- the LOC123219136 gene encoding protein PHLOEM PROTEIN 2-LIKE A1-like isoform X1 gives MASAQVQLPHNLHAILKEGDSQIDASCDNLIENLQAGIFLNQNKLKFWVDRLLLANAFDIHAKGLIIYGGHDPSCWQWDTVGAVLLRIDWLDVRGKFPAKNLTPGMVYQVSFVLMMKDGEYGFANHPVNFELAIPNYHETIERKEDLSKLPKNKWTKVRVGEFITSCNMTGNLEISMFEHGPQLKGGLIVNKIEIRPVRRQCQN, from the exons ATGGCTTCAGCTCAAGTTCAGCTCCCACACAACCTCCATGCCATTCTGAAAGAGGGAGACTCCCAGATTGACGCCTCCTGCGACAATCTGATTGAAAACCTCCAGGCTGGAATCTTCTTGAACCAAAACAAACTG AAGTTTTGGGTTGACAGGCTTTTGTTGGCTAACGCCTTCGACATTCATGCAAAGGGTCTCATAATCTATGGGGGACATGATCCAAGTTGCTGGCAATGGGACACagt TGGGGCTGTACTATTGCGCATCGATTGGCTTGACGTAAGAGGGAAATTCCCTGCCAAAAACCTCACTCCAGGGATGGTTTACCAAGTTTCGTTTGTGTTAATGATGAAGGACGGAGAATATGGATTTGCAAATCATCCAGTGAACTTTGAACTCGCCATTCCCAATTACCATGAGACTATTGAACGCAAAGAGGATCTGAGTAAGTTGCCTAAAAACAAATGGACAAAGGTCCGAGTTGGCGAGTTCATTACATCTTGCAATATGACTGGGAATTTGGAAATCTCAATGTTTGAACATGGTCCCCAGTTGAAGGGTGGGCTGATTGTCAATAAGATTGAAATCCGCCCAGTGCGTAGGCAGTGCCAGAACTGA
- the LOC123219131 gene encoding phosphatase IMPL1, chloroplastic-like isoform X2, with product MGRSLICFSNIPLKFSYIPRSFPPLNHSNQCLFLKPSNNFSSGYKKVSTLSTKLGRNVSTTAVLSETSYQKDYPKIGAKSTGPIPPSQLIQVVETAAKTGAEVVMDAVNRPRNITYKGLTDLVTDTDKNSEAAILEVVKKNFGEHLILGEEGGIIGDTTSDYLWCIDPLDGTTNFAHGYPSFAVSVGVLFQGNPAAAAVVEFVGGPMCWNTRLFSATAGGGSFCNGQKIYVSQTNQVERSLLVTGFGYEHDDAWATNIELFKEFTDVSRGVRRLGAAAVDMCHVALGIVESYWEYRLKPWDMAAGVLIVEEAGGAVTRMDGGKFCVFDRSVLVSNGVLHAKLLERIAPPTEKLKTKGIDFSLWYKPDNYHTDI from the exons ATGGGTAGGTCTCTAATTTGCTTCTCAAACATTCCTCTGAAATTTTCTTACATACCTAGATCATTTCCACCTCTCAATCACTCAAACCAGTGCCTATTTCTCAAACCCAGTAACAATTTCTCATCTGGGTATAAAAAAGTTTCGACTTTGAGTACAAAACTGGGGAGAAACGTTTCTACAACGGCTGTGTTGTCTGAGACTTCTTATCAGAAAGACTATCCTAAAATTGGTGCTAAATCCACCGGACCTATTCCTCCTAGCCAGCTCATTCAAGTTGTTGAGACTGCTGCTAAAACTGGTGCTGAG GTTGTGATGGATGCTGTGAATAGGCCTcgtaatattacatataaaggGCTCACTGACTTGGTGACTGA CACAGATAAAAATAGTGAGGCGGCTATATTAGAAGTTGTGAAAAAGAATTTTGGAGAACACCTCATTCTTGGAGAAGAGGGTGGAATCATCGGAGACACAACATCTGATTATCTCTGGTGTATTGATCCTTTAG ATGGAACAACAAACTTTGCACATGGTTATCCTAGCTTTGCTGTTTCTGTTGGAGTTCTATTTCAAGGAAAtcctgctgctgctgctgtg GTAGAGTTTGTGGGTGGCCCTATGTGTTGGAATACCCGTCTATTTTCTGCAACTGCTG GTGGAGGATCATTCTGTAATGGTCAAAAAATTTACGTCAGTCAAACCAATCAG GTGGAGCGATCTCTTCTAGTGACTGGCTTTGGATATGAGCACGATGATGCATGGGCAACTAATATAGAATTATTCAAGGAATTTACTGATGTCAGCCGG GGTGTGAGAAGACTTGGAGCTGCTGCTGTGGACATGTGCCATGTAGCTCTTGGGATTGTAGAAAGCTATTGGGAATATCGTCTAAAGCCATGGGATATGGCTGCAGGTGTTTTg ATTGTTGAAGAGGCTGGCGGGGCAGTTACTCGCATGGATGGTGGAAAGTTTTGTGTGTTTGATAGATCTGTTTTGGTATCCAATGGTGTACTACATGCTaag CTTTTGGAGAGGATTGCACCTCCAACTGAGAAATTGAAGACTAAAGGAATTGATTTCTCGCTCTGGTATAAGCCTGATAATTACCACACAGACATTTGA